The following proteins are encoded in a genomic region of Thermococcus henrietii:
- the nadC gene encoding carboxylating nicotinate-nucleotide diphosphorylase, whose product MIHVSYLLRFIEEDAPFGDVTSEAVIPEGTKARAVIIAKEDGIIAGVEEAKALFEYFSVKVSVRKRDGEAVNRGDVILELEGDARAILLVERTALNVMGRMSGIATEVRNLVEKVRAVNPKVRVAGTRKSLLRPIDKRAILIGGGEPHRFSLSDAILIKDNHLALVPLEEAIRRAKAFSVYKVVEVEVESLEDALKAARAGADVIMLDNMSPAEIVETIEALKREGLRDRVKIEVSGGITPENIEEYAGLDIDVISLGYLTHSVKNFDVSLEVLSKLE is encoded by the coding sequence ATGATACATGTTTCATACCTCCTCAGGTTCATCGAGGAGGATGCACCCTTTGGCGACGTGACGAGCGAGGCGGTGATTCCCGAGGGAACTAAAGCCAGGGCCGTAATCATAGCCAAGGAGGACGGAATTATAGCGGGCGTTGAAGAAGCTAAAGCCCTCTTCGAGTACTTTAGCGTTAAGGTTTCGGTCAGAAAACGCGACGGCGAGGCTGTGAATAGGGGAGACGTAATCCTCGAGCTTGAGGGGGACGCGAGAGCCATTCTGCTCGTCGAGAGAACAGCGTTAAACGTCATGGGCAGGATGAGCGGTATCGCGACCGAGGTTAGAAACCTCGTCGAGAAAGTTAGAGCCGTGAACCCGAAGGTCCGTGTAGCTGGCACGAGGAAGAGCCTTCTCAGGCCGATAGACAAGAGGGCCATACTCATCGGCGGCGGCGAGCCACACCGCTTCTCGCTGAGCGACGCGATACTCATCAAGGACAACCACCTCGCTTTAGTCCCGCTGGAAGAAGCAATAAGGCGCGCTAAAGCCTTCAGCGTTTACAAGGTCGTGGAGGTCGAGGTCGAGAGCCTTGAAGATGCTCTCAAAGCGGCAAGGGCCGGGGCGGACGTGATAATGCTCGACAACATGAGTCCAGCCGAGATAGTGGAGACGATTGAGGCTCTAAAGCGCGAAGGCCTGCGCGATAGGGTGAAAATCGAGGTCTCTGGGGGCATAACGCCGGAGAACATTGAGGAGTATGCAGGGCTCGACATCGACGTCATAAGCCTCGGCTACCTCACCCACTCGGTTAAGAACTTCGACGTGAGCCTTGAGGTTCTGTCAAAACTTGAGTGA